The Benincasa hispida cultivar B227 chromosome 9, ASM972705v1, whole genome shotgun sequence genome has a segment encoding these proteins:
- the LOC120087245 gene encoding nuclear pore complex protein NUP35 produces the protein MNTIVHRTPNSGRQSLFYQDLASPVTTRKGKFSTPGQAAAVSALWRENFGNSDLPPPPVFTLEDRSGSDFSPESGIADYPVSPEIKSDPRTPIQSHDFSSPLKNKSNASTSYTPISGQQSRQGSAGFSWWSTSKGGGSEQEDKGKSSPVEGVIQPGALITLPTPREVARPEVQRNCLPAAKLNEEEWVTVYGFSPADTNLVLREFEKCGEILKHVPGPRDANWMHILYQNRSDAHRALNKNGIQINGVLIVGVKPVDPMHRQALDEKLNHPGFMVTPPVSSRTSELLATRGLVRPYNLQNGNSSARQSGGTIASPSKSLVSKVMDLMFGV, from the exons ATGAACACCATTGTGCATAGAACTCCCAATTCTGGGAGGCAGTCATTGTTCTACCAAGATTTAGCATCTCCTGTTACAACGCGGAAAGGGAAATTTTCAACTCCAGGCCAGGCCGCTGCTGTATCTGCTTTATGGCGGGAGAATTTTGGAAACTCAGATCTTCCTCCTCCTCCGGTTTTCACCTTGGAAGACCGCTCGGGCTCAGATTTTTCTCCTGAGTCTGGGATTGCTGATTATCCTGTTTCCCCGGAAATTAAATCAGACCCAAGGACCCCTATCCAAAGTCACGACTTCTCTTCGCCGTTGAAAAACAAGTCAAATGCCAGCACTTCATATACACCAATTAGTGGACAACAAAGCCGGCAGGGATCAGCTGGCTTTAGTTGGTGGTCAACATCGAAAGGTGGTGGGAGCGAGCAAGAAGATAAGGGAAAAAGTTCACCAGTCGAAGGTGTGATTCAACCTGGTGCATTAATCACACTTCCAACCCCAAGGGAAGTTGCCAGACCGGAGGTGCAGAGGAATTGCTTGCCTGCAGCAAAACTCAATGAGGAGGAATGGGTTACTGTCTACGG ATTCTCCCCCGCTGATACAAATCTCGTTTTGAGGGAATTTGAAAAGTGCGGTGAGATCTTGAAACACGTTCCTGGTCCAAGAGATGCTAATTGGATGCACATTCTTTATCAG AACCGATCTGATGCTCACAGGGCTCTCAACAAAAATGGTATTCAAATTAATGGGGTGCTAATTGTTGGTGTGAAACCAGTGGACCCAATGCACCGGCAGGCACTAGATGAAAAATTAAACCACCCAGGATTCATGGTTACCCCACCGGTATCTTCTCGAACCTCAGAACTCCTTGCAACCAGAGGACTGGTGCGGCCCTACAATCTTCAAAATGGTAACAGTAGTGCGCGGCAGTCAGGAGGTACCATTGCTTCACCATCGAAATCATTAGTATCTAAGGTCATGGATTTGATGTTTGGAGTCTAA